In Acidisarcina polymorpha, the DNA window TAGCGGTTTTTCCTCCAGAAAACGGCTGTCGGGGTCTTCGCTAATATGGCACGTCGACTTGAACTGTGGACCCGTTCGATTTCGCGCCGAGATGAGCACTTGTCCGCCGTTCCCTTAAGACTTGCTTCCTTGTATTACTCACTGAGAGCAAATTTTGTTTGAAGAGGCCTAGAAATTCTCGAACACTGTGCATATAGGTAACAGTGTTTAGTGAACAGTGTTAAGCAGGGGATCATGACAGTCCAAGAGCGGCGAGCGCGGGAGCGAGTGGAGATTCGGGAGTTGATTCTGGATGCGGCCCGCGAGTTATTCGTCGAGCAGGGGTATGAAGGTGTATCGATGCGCAAAGTGGCGCGCAGGATTGACTATTCGCCTACCGCCATCTATCTCCATTTCGCAGATAAAGAGGCGCTTTTTAAGGAACTATGTGGGCGAGACTTTGCCGCACTGGCGGCCGTTTTTCAAGAGCTCTCGACGATTCGCAATCCGAAGGAACGCCTCACAGCCTGTGGGCGAGCGTACATCGAGTTTGCCGTTGCGCACCCCAACCACTACCGATTGATGTTCATGACGCCGATGAACCTTCCGGTCGGCGAGGAAGAACTGAAGAATAGGGGCAATCCCGATCAGAACGCCTATGCCTACGTGCGGTCGCTTCTGGTCGAATGCATGCGGGAGGGGTTGTTCCGCTTGGAACTGACGGATGCCGATCTCATGGCCCAGACAATCTGGGCGGCAGTGCACGGAGTGGCAGCACTCGAAATAACGCAGTGCAAGGCAGACGCCATCGATTGGCGTTCGCTCCGGGAGCGCAGCGATCTTATGCTGGAGGCGATCATGCATGGCATGGCCCGCACCAGTGAGCACTTGCCCGACCTCACGAAGACGCCCTAAGGGAAAGTGAAGTGAGCCATGCCCCCGATCGCAAGACGGAACCTCTTTCACGATAAAGTCCGACTTATTGTCACCCTAACGGGTATCACCTTTGCCGTGGTGCTGATGGTCGTGGAGCTGGGGCTGTTCCTCGGATTTAGTACTACTACGACGGGCCTGATCGATCATTCGGGCGCCGATCTTTGGGTCGCGTCGCAGCGCATTCCCTACATCGAACAGGGCGGCATTTTCAGCGAACGCAAGCTTTACCAGGTGCGGGCAACGCCGGGTGTCTCGTCGGCAGAGAAGTACATTGCACGATTCGGCAGCTGAAAACGGCCAGATGGCGGCCTCGAGAGCGTGCAAGTAGTGGGCTTCAATGTAGATCAGAAGATGGGGGCGCCATGGAACGTTGTCAGCGGGAATACTGCAGACCTGAAGGCTCCGGACGCGGCGATGATCGATGAGCTTTATAAGGACAAGCTCGGTCTGAAGCAGCTAGGACAGGTCGTCGAGATCAATGGCCATCGCGTGCGAGTGGTCGGGTTCACTCATGGCATCCGGTCATTTACGACTTCGCCGTATGTGTTCATGACCTTCAAGAACGCGCAGCAGGTAGCCAACTTGAAGGAGCCGGATACAGTCTTCATTCTCATCAAGGCGGCTCCCGGCATTGGCCTTGAAGCCCTGCGGGAGAGCTTGCAGCGGAGATTGCGCGACGTAGACGTGCTGACCACGAAACGGTTTAGTGCGATGACGCGAGGATATTGGATGTTCACCACAGGAGCGGGGGTTTCGGTGCTGATCGCCGCGGCGCTCGGACTCGTAGTTGGCATTGTGGTCGTCACCCAGACCATCTATGCAACGACCGTGGATCATCTGCGCGAGTACGGGACGCTGAAGGCGATGGGCGCGCCGAACAGCTATATCTACCGGATCATTCTGGAGCAGGCCGCAATTGCGGCGGTGCTCGGCTACGCGCAGGGAATGATGGTGAGCCTGGTGGTGGTGCATGGCGGAACGACCGGCGGCGCGGCAATCATCCTGACATGGCAATCGGCCTTGGTGATGTTTTTTCTTACCGGAGCCATGTGCCTGATTGCGGCGACGGTCTCGATTCAGAAGGTGCTGACGATCGATCCGGCAATGGTGTTCAAGAACTGAGTGACGTATCCCGTAACAGAAAGAGTTGGCTATGCAACCAGCGATTCGGGTTCGAGGAGTCAGCAAGGTCTATTCCGAGGGATCAATGCGTGTATCGGCGCTAGAGGAGATTGATCTCGACGTCTGCAGCGGAGAAGTGCTGCTTCTCATGGGTCCCTCGGGCAGCGGCAAGACCACGCTCTTGTCGATCATGGGCTGCATTCTGCGGCCGACTTCAGGAAGTGTGCGGGTCGCTGGAATCGAAACGACAACGATGAGCCAGCGAGACTTGCCGGCGGTCCGGCTGCAGCATATTGGTTTTGTCTTCCAGGCCTTCAATCTTTTTCCGACGTTGACGGTGAGTGAAAACGTCGAAGTGGCCCTCGATTTAAAGGGCATCCGAGGGCAACGGGCTAGAAGGCAGGCTCGAGAGCTGCTCGCGGAAGTCGGGCTTTCAGAGAAAGTCAATACGCTACCCGCCGATTTGAGCGGCGGACAGAAGCAGCGGGTCGCATTGGCACGGGCCTTGGCCGGAGACCCGGAAGTGCTGCTGGCTGACGAACCGACAGCGGCGCTGGATTCTCATACCGGGCGGACGGTGATGCAATTGATGTGCGATCTGGCTCACCAGCGGGATAGAGCTGTCGCGATCGTGACCCACGATAACCGAATTCTGGACATGGGCGACCGGATCGTCCGCATCGAGGACGGGCGGATCGTGGCTACTCAGAACGTGCAAGGTCTTCTGTCACAGTGTTCGTCACAAACATCGAATACGCATTCGGAGAGCGCGGATGCCGCTTATACGGGGGCAGTATGAAAAGACAATATTGGATGTTAGGGGGGGTCGGCTTGGTTGCGGCTGCAGTTGCGGTCAATGGCTTTCAGCGGTCAGGACAAGTCAAGGCCGCTTCCGTCAAAAGTGGACAGCATGCAGAAGTCAGTATGGCGGGAAGCCGGTATGTTGCTGGGCCGGGGAAGGTCGAGCCAGTCTCCGAAGACATCAAGGTTGGATCGGAGTTGAGTGGAAAACTGAAGCAGGTCTTGGTTGAAGAGGGCGACCTCGTTCACCGCGGCCAGATAGTGGCGGAGCTAGAGAATGCTGACTATCGGGCAGCGATTTTGTCCGCCGAAGCAACCGTTGAGCAACGTGAGGCCGAATTGCGGAAGGTGATCAATGGCGCCCGCACGCAGGAGCGGAGAGAGGCTTATGCCACGGTCGAACAGAACAAGGCGGTCATGGAAAATGCTAAGGCGGAGATGGACCGTCGCAACCAGCTTTTCGACGCCGGCATTGTCTCCCGCGAGGATCAGGAGCGATATGTCCGCCAATATGACGTAGCGCTGGCGAATTACAACGAAGCTTTTCAACATCACTCGCTGGTCGACGATAAGCCCCGCGAAGAAGACCGGGCGGCAGCGGAGGCGGCGCTGGCGCTTACCAAAGCAGAGGCTTCGGAAGCGCGGGCGAAATATGAGAAGACGTTGATCCGGTCGCCGATTGATGGAGTTGTATTGCGCAAGCACCATCGTTCGGGAGAGAGCGTGAGTAATTCTTCAACCGTGCCCGATCCTATCGTGACGATTGGAGATAACTCCGTCCTCCGGGTTCGAATGGATGTGGACGAGACCGATGTCGCCAAAGTGAAGGTTGGGCAACCTGCTTATGTCACCGCCGACGCTTATGGAGGAGAAAGATTTCAGGGCCATGTCATTCGGGTCGGCAAGGAGTTAGGAAGAAAGAACGTGCAGACCGATGAACCTACAGAGAAGGTCGATACAAAGATCCTGGAAACGCTCATCCAGTTAGATTCGGGGGCAGATCTGCCGGTCGGTCTACGGGTGGACGCTTTTGTGCATACAGGAGGGAATGCACAATGAATACGGAGACTGCCGGGATGCGCGTCGATGTTCTTCTCCGCGGCGAAGGCTTGATCGCTTTGGTGGTGAGTTGCGTGGCCTTTGGTTCTTTATATCCCGGCAAATGGTGGCTCTTTTTCTTATGGTTCCTTGCTCCGGATATCGCCTTGCTTGGATATCTTGGACAAAAGAAGGAAGCGACTTCGCGGCCCGCTGCGGTGATTTTTTATAACATCGTACACACCTACATCTTGCCGCTCTTGCTCGGGCTGTTGGCGTGGAAGTATCAATCCGGGGTCGCGGGACAGGCATCTTTGATCTGGCTCTCGCATATCAGTTTCGACCGGCTACTGGGATATGGTTTGAAGTCCCCGGGCAATTTTAGCCGGACCCACATCCAAGCGTCAGCTATGTCTTGACTGCAGGGCAAGCGGGCGAGTCCGCGGGGACTTTGTGATAGGCTGACGCCAGCATGGACAATCGACCCGAATCCCCACTGACGCGCGGCTACAACGCGCGTAGAGAAAACCGCCTTGAGGACGCGAAAGAAGCCTTCACGGAGGCAGTTTCTCTTTACCGAAAGTCCAACAACCCGCGTCTGCTCGCGCAATCGTTGACCAATCTGGGAGCAACGGAAAGAGACCTGGGAGCGACCGAAGGTGCGCGGGAATGCTACGAAGAAGCGACGGCGCTCTTTCGCACGGTGAACGATCCGTTGAGCCTTGCGCAGACGGTGCGCCATGTGGGCGACATCCTTCGCGAGGAAGGAAGGTTGGCGCCGGCGGAACCCCATTACCGGGAAGCCCTTGATATTTACTGCGGCCAGGAAGATACGCCTCCGCTCGATTTGGCAAATGCGATTCGCGGATTTGCGCTTCTTCAACAAGAGACTGGGCACCGGGAAGAAGCGCTCGAACTCTGGCAAGAGGCGCGGGAGCTTTATGCGTATGTGGAAGTGGACGCCGGTGTAGCGGAGAGCGATGAGCAAATAGGCAAGCTGACAGTGGCTGAAACGCGCTGAGTTCTCAAGAGGCGCATGCCAGCGATTGCCGGCGATGTTGCTTGCTGGTTGCTTCGACGGTAGACTGAAAAGAGTGTCGGCGACCGCGGAGAGGTGGCAGAGCCCGGTTGAATGCAGCTGACTCGAAATCAGCCATACCTTTACGGGTATCGGGAGTTCGAATCTCCCCCTCTCCGCCAATCAATCAGTTTTAGTGTTCTCGACCTACCGACACCAACCACCTTCCAGATGTGGTCGTTGAGCAGCGGTCTACAACGCACACTCGTGCGTAAACCGAATTCTAAGCACCCCGCCGCAGAGCGGGCTTACGGTTGACATTCGACGCGAATCAGCGCATCGTTTCTCCACGCTTCGAGAGCCGTCGACTACAACGGCCAAATCCTTCCGGTAACAACCCATTGCGAGGCAGTCGCGCAGCGTTTCGCTGCCGCTCTCCTTAACCCCCAAAAGGAGCTATTGTGAAATCTTCTCTTCCAGTCGCGTTCACTCTCTTAGCCATCAGCCAGATTGCAGCCTCCGGACAGGGGACCGATCCCTCCGCGGCAAGCTCCGGACAAAGCCATATTCAAACCTCTGGCGGAGTGTCTACGCCGGCCACCAACTACGGCAAGTTGCCATTAAGTTTTGAAGGGAATCAGGGACAGACCGATTCTCAGGTTCGGTTCCTCTCCCGCGGCCAAGGATATTCGTTGTTTCTCACCGACACATCTGCGGTCCTCGCCTTGACCAAAAGAGATCCGGCCAGCCCGAAGCTGGATCGCCTTCACGGCCAGCTTCGGAACGTGCCAGCCAAGGCGAAAGCCGCTGAAACCGATGTGGTGCGGATGGAGCTTGCCGGCGTTGCACATGGATTGCGGGTCGATGGAGCAGATCCGTTGCCGGGGAAAAACAACTATTTCCTCAGTAGCGACCGGACAAAATGGCGGACGGATGTGCCAACTTACGCCAAGGTCAAGTACAGCGGCGTCTATCCGGGCGTCGATCTGGTCTACTACGGCAACCACCAGCAGCTGGAATTCGACTTCGTAGTCGCGCCACTTGCAGACGTTAAGCCAGTGCGGCTGCATTTTGAGGGGGCTGAAAAGCTCCAGATCGATGCAGACGGTAACTTGACGATCCGCGCGAAGAACGGTGAAGTTGCCTTCCATAAACCGGTGGTCTACCAGTTGAAAGGTGGCCAGCGGGAGGCCGTGGATGGACGGTTCAAATTACTGACGACGAATGATGTGGGCTTCGATCTAAGCCAATATGACCATAGCCGGGAACTGGTGATCGACCCGACATTGGCGTATTCGACCTACTTTGGCGGGAGTGGCTTTACCGAACTCGAGGCTCCGATTACGGCCGACGCGATCGGCAACGTTTACGCTGCCGGGATTACGTACTCGACCGACTTTCCTGCGCAATCCGGTGCGCTTGGAGGCTCGCTGAGTCGCAAATCGGGAGTGATCTTCGTCACCAAGGTGAATCAGGCTGGCTCGGCGATTGACTATACGGCATTTTTCCCTTCCGATGGCGGCACCTATCCTTCTGCGCTTGCGATCGACCCGGCAAGCAATGTCTATGTCACCGGGGGCGCCTCTGCCGGCTTTCCGACAACTGCTGGAGCCTACCAAGAGTGCCCCAACGTAGAGAGCTACTTCGTCCTCAAGCTAAATGCCACGGGGAATGCTTTGGATTATTCGACCTGTTTCACCGCCCAAATCAACGGAGTTGCTGTAGACGGAGCAGGCAATGCTTACCTTACCGGATTGGCAAATGGACAATTCTATCCGCCGAGTTACGTTCCCACGACTCCAGGCGCCTTTCAAACTGCGGCCAAGAATAACGGTGCGAATTCCGCCTTTGTCACTAAGTTGAATCCTGAAGGAACGAATCTCTTGTATTCGACTTACCTCGGAGGCAGTCCTGTGAAGGGGGCAGATTACCGGGGAGACTATGGCCTTGCCATTACCGTAGATGGCGTGGGGCACGCTTTCGTCTGCGGCGGTACCTCGGGCACACACTTTCCGACAACCCCCGGTGCGCTACAAACGACCAATCGCGCTGTCTCCACGGGTGCTAGCTATAGCGGCCAGAACGCCTTTGTCTCTAAATTCAATCTCACGGGCACCGAGCTGATCTACTCCACCTATCTTGGTGGTTCCGCTTCATTCATTGCGCAGTCGCTGTTGTCCGGTGATGTTGCCCATGCCATCGCGGTGGACCAGCAAGGCTACGCTTACGTTGCCGGCGACGCGGTCTCTACAGACTTTCCCGTAACCTCTACTGCATTCCAGAAAGTAAACGATGGCACCGTAGTTGGATTTGTCAGCAAGCTGAATCCGGCGGGCACGGCGCTGGCATACTCTACCTACCTAGGCGGTTCGGAGTTTGCTCCTAAGTCGAGCCTTATCGGTGCACACATCGATGATCTCGGCATTGACGCCCAAGGGGATGCTTTTGTGACTGGGTTCACAACCGCAACGAACTTCCCGGTAACTCCTGACGCCTTCCAGAGTGTCAACCACAGCTCCGGAGGGAACGTCTACTTGACCGGTCTTAATCCGACCGGCTCCTCGCTGGTCTATTCGACTTATCTCGGAGGGAGCGCTAGCGGCTATGACGGGGATTCCCGCTACGGGGTCGGCATCGATGGACTAGGGAATGTGTATCTTGGGGCATTCGCAATCTCGAACGACTTCCCGATTACCAAGGGTGTCTTGGAAACGGAACCGGGCGTTGCGTTCCTCGCGAAATTTGCTCTTCACGGCGCCACAACGACCACGCTCAGCTCCAGTAGCAACCCGGCTCCAGCCGGCAGGAGCGTCACACTGACTGCTGCGGTCGCTCCGGTCGACGGAACCGGAACCCCCACCGGACTGGTGAGCTTCATCGTGGATGGCGTCAATGTGGCGCACGTCCCCCTTGACGGCTCCGGCACTGCTGCCTATGAAACCAGCAGCCTCGTCGTGGGTACTCACCTCGTCAGCGCCAGCTATCTTGGAGACCCGAAGGCCTACTCCTCCAGCGGCGATGGGCTGACCGAGAACATCACCGGCCAGATCGCAGCCCCAACCTTCCCGAAATTAGGCGGCACCTATATCACTCCACTCTCCGTAGCTATTGAGAGTTCTTCGCCGGGCGCGGTCATTCACTACACCACCGATGGAACTCCGCCAACCAGTTCCTCGGCGATATACAAATCCCCGTTCTCTATCGTCTCTACGACTACCGTCAAAGCGATTGCAGTGGAGAGCGGAGATACACAGAGTGCGGTCGCGACGGCCACCTACACCATTGCGCCGGGTAGCATTGCGACGACGACCACGCTTACTTCCTCGAGTAACCCTTCCACCGTTGGAGAATCCGTGAAGTTCACGGCCACGGTTACGGCGGCATCCGGGCCCCCTACCGGCAGCGTGTCCTTTAAGAATGGAAGCGTGATTGTCGGCACGGCTCCGCTGGTCCATGGTGTAGCCAGCTTCAGTATTTCGGGTTTGACGCCGGATGCCCATGCCATCGCTGCTATCTATACCGGCAGCGCTACCGATGCGGCGAGCGGAATGGGCATCACTCAGGAGGTCAACCAGTAAACCCGGCTATCGCAGGTCACTGTGGGTATTCAGCCACGGTGGTCCGGGCGGTTGAAACCGAACACAAGTTAAACAGGACTTATGTGAGCATCGTTATGCGCTTTCAGAAACCGGAGAAGGCGGGCTGAATGCCTAGGGCCGCCCGGAGCGGCTAATTCTTAAAAAAGTTTTTGGCCAGGAAGAGCACATTGGCCGGGCGTTCGGCCAATCGGCGCATGAAGTAGGGATACCATTCGCGGCCGAAGGGGATGTACACGCGGACGCGGTAGCCCTGATCAACCAGGGCGCGCTGGAGGTCGCGGCGAACTCCGTAGAGCATCTGAAACTCGAAGCTGGTTGGATCGATCTTGCGTTCGCGGACGAACTGGCGAGTTGCTTCGATCATGGCCTCATCGTGCGTCGCGATGCCGTGATAGATGCCGCTTCTGACCAGGATCCGCATCAATCGAACGAAGTTGGCGTCGACATCGGCTTTCGAGGGAAAGGCGACTTGGGCCGGTTCCTGGTAAGCGCCCTTGCACAGACGAATGCGAATGCCATCGGCGATCAATTCACAAATGTCCTTTTCGCTGCGGTAGAGGTAGGCCTGAATGACAACGCCGACGTGTCCGGCGTGGGGGCCAGTCGAACTCTGACCCGCATGCAATCCTCGCACGATGTCGAGGGTTGCCTGGGTAAGAGCTGAGCCTTCCATGTCGATGCGAACGAAATTATCGGTCTGAACGGCATGGCCTACGAGTTCTGCTGTGATCCCGGAGGCGAGATCGGGATTGAGTTCGAGCCCCATCTGGGTGAGTTTGACGCTCACATTGGCGTTCAAGCCGCGCTTGCGAATCGCATCCAGAAGTTGGTGATAGATTTCGGCGCTGCGCCTCGCCGCATCCGGGTTTTCTACGTTCTCGCCGAGACTATCGAGGGTGGCGGCAATGCCTTGAGCGTTCAGGGTCTCGGTTGCGCGTAGAGCGTCCTCGATCTCCAGGCCGGCAACGAAGCGGGAGGACAGACGTTGGCCGATGGGCGAAGATTCGGAAAAGCTGCGTAGCCCGGAGTTTCTAGATAGAGCGATAAAGGCAGAGCGAAGGACAGGCATGAATCTCGAAGAACGGCTCCAGCTATTTTCGCATAAGGAAGGGATGGCCATGGCCGATACCTTCCGACGGGAAGAAAACTCCCGCGGCTTGTTTTAGGACAGAAAAAGGGAAGATTCACTGCCGCTCGGCAATGGTCGATAGATGGATGAGAAGCCACTACAGAATTGTCCTTAGAAGTGGGACAAATTGTCCTTAGAGTGGGACAACCCGGGCCTCGCGAAACGTAATCCCATACCATGGTTCTCTCACCAAATCGGTGAATTCCTAGGGTTCGCAAGGAGATATCTTGTAAGGGCCACAGGAACTGGAGCCAGGCGCGGAATGGAGGGTAGGTCTATGGTTGACTATTGCGCGAATCCGAAGTGTATGAAGCCGTTGCATTACTTACGGGAAGGCACAGTGTATATCTTTGATGTGGTTGATTCCGGGATGGACGGCAGCAATCTTCGCGGCCATCGGTTGGAGCATTATTGGCTTTGCGGTGACTGCTGCGAGACGCATTTGCTGGAACGAACTCCCGAGAAGGAGCTCCGGCTTATTCCGAAGCAGTCTTTGCGATATGTGAAGCGTCCGGTAGCGATCAACGAACGTGCTATAGCATCGTAAACGCACGACTGGGCTGGGCTCTTGTGGATTGGTGGCGGCGGATGGAATCGAACCATCGACCTACGGGTTATGAGTCCGTCGCTCTAACCATCTGAGCTACGCCGCCGGGTCGCGGTACCAAGATTATCGGCTACGTGCGACGCAACTCTTATCTTACGAATGCCAGCTTTAACCGTCAACGCGCGCCAGCATTCGGCGCGCGTTGACTTTTGGGGCATGGTTGTGATTCCGGTTAGGGGTTGGTCACCGTCCAGTTCAGGATGTTCTGAATCGCCGTCTCGCCGCCGCTGGCCCCAGTGAATCCCACATAGGCGGTATTGCTACCGATCGTGTGAGGGATATCGATGGCGACTCGCTCGGTAATCTGACCGCGCGTCGATTGAGTGAGATTGAATATCGTCCACTCAAGAGTTGTGCCGTCATAGTCAATTTGTGCTCCGATTAGATCGCCGTCATTCACGAGAAAACCGGTGGGCGCGAGGTTGATGCAAGGCAGCGTTGGCATGGCGCCGTTCACATAGACGCCTGTCGAATCATTTCCTTCGCCGGCGTTGTTAAAGAAGTCCCATTTGATGGCGACGCTATTGGGAATTGATGCGTATCCCAAACCACCGCCGCCCGTGCCGATTGCGTGCGGGCCCGCATTCTGGATGACAA includes these proteins:
- a CDS encoding TetR/AcrR family transcriptional regulator codes for the protein MTVQERRARERVEIRELILDAARELFVEQGYEGVSMRKVARRIDYSPTAIYLHFADKEALFKELCGRDFAALAAVFQELSTIRNPKERLTACGRAYIEFAVAHPNHYRLMFMTPMNLPVGEEELKNRGNPDQNAYAYVRSLLVECMREGLFRLELTDADLMAQTIWAAVHGVAALEITQCKADAIDWRSLRERSDLMLEAIMHGMARTSEHLPDLTKTP
- a CDS encoding ABC transporter permease; amino-acid sequence: MPPIARRNLFHDKVRLIVTLTGITFAVVLMVVELGLFLGFSTTTTGLIDHSGADLWVASQRIPYIEQGGIFSERKLYQVRATPGVSSAEKYIARFGS
- a CDS encoding ABC transporter permease, with amino-acid sequence MQVVGFNVDQKMGAPWNVVSGNTADLKAPDAAMIDELYKDKLGLKQLGQVVEINGHRVRVVGFTHGIRSFTTSPYVFMTFKNAQQVANLKEPDTVFILIKAAPGIGLEALRESLQRRLRDVDVLTTKRFSAMTRGYWMFTTGAGVSVLIAAALGLVVGIVVVTQTIYATTVDHLREYGTLKAMGAPNSYIYRIILEQAAIAAVLGYAQGMMVSLVVVHGGTTGGAAIILTWQSALVMFFLTGAMCLIAATVSIQKVLTIDPAMVFKN
- a CDS encoding ABC transporter ATP-binding protein; the protein is MQPAIRVRGVSKVYSEGSMRVSALEEIDLDVCSGEVLLLMGPSGSGKTTLLSIMGCILRPTSGSVRVAGIETTTMSQRDLPAVRLQHIGFVFQAFNLFPTLTVSENVEVALDLKGIRGQRARRQARELLAEVGLSEKVNTLPADLSGGQKQRVALARALAGDPEVLLADEPTAALDSHTGRTVMQLMCDLAHQRDRAVAIVTHDNRILDMGDRIVRIEDGRIVATQNVQGLLSQCSSQTSNTHSESADAAYTGAV
- a CDS encoding HlyD family secretion protein — its product is MKRQYWMLGGVGLVAAAVAVNGFQRSGQVKAASVKSGQHAEVSMAGSRYVAGPGKVEPVSEDIKVGSELSGKLKQVLVEEGDLVHRGQIVAELENADYRAAILSAEATVEQREAELRKVINGARTQERREAYATVEQNKAVMENAKAEMDRRNQLFDAGIVSREDQERYVRQYDVALANYNEAFQHHSLVDDKPREEDRAAAEAALALTKAEASEARAKYEKTLIRSPIDGVVLRKHHRSGESVSNSSTVPDPIVTIGDNSVLRVRMDVDETDVAKVKVGQPAYVTADAYGGERFQGHVIRVGKELGRKNVQTDEPTEKVDTKILETLIQLDSGADLPVGLRVDAFVHTGGNAQ
- a CDS encoding DUF4260 family protein encodes the protein MNTETAGMRVDVLLRGEGLIALVVSCVAFGSLYPGKWWLFFLWFLAPDIALLGYLGQKKEATSRPAAVIFYNIVHTYILPLLLGLLAWKYQSGVAGQASLIWLSHISFDRLLGYGLKSPGNFSRTHIQASAMS
- a CDS encoding tetratricopeptide repeat protein, with the translated sequence MDNRPESPLTRGYNARRENRLEDAKEAFTEAVSLYRKSNNPRLLAQSLTNLGATERDLGATEGARECYEEATALFRTVNDPLSLAQTVRHVGDILREEGRLAPAEPHYREALDIYCGQEDTPPLDLANAIRGFALLQQETGHREEALELWQEARELYAYVEVDAGVAESDEQIGKLTVAETR
- a CDS encoding Ig-like domain repeat protein, translating into MKSSLPVAFTLLAISQIAASGQGTDPSAASSGQSHIQTSGGVSTPATNYGKLPLSFEGNQGQTDSQVRFLSRGQGYSLFLTDTSAVLALTKRDPASPKLDRLHGQLRNVPAKAKAAETDVVRMELAGVAHGLRVDGADPLPGKNNYFLSSDRTKWRTDVPTYAKVKYSGVYPGVDLVYYGNHQQLEFDFVVAPLADVKPVRLHFEGAEKLQIDADGNLTIRAKNGEVAFHKPVVYQLKGGQREAVDGRFKLLTTNDVGFDLSQYDHSRELVIDPTLAYSTYFGGSGFTELEAPITADAIGNVYAAGITYSTDFPAQSGALGGSLSRKSGVIFVTKVNQAGSAIDYTAFFPSDGGTYPSALAIDPASNVYVTGGASAGFPTTAGAYQECPNVESYFVLKLNATGNALDYSTCFTAQINGVAVDGAGNAYLTGLANGQFYPPSYVPTTPGAFQTAAKNNGANSAFVTKLNPEGTNLLYSTYLGGSPVKGADYRGDYGLAITVDGVGHAFVCGGTSGTHFPTTPGALQTTNRAVSTGASYSGQNAFVSKFNLTGTELIYSTYLGGSASFIAQSLLSGDVAHAIAVDQQGYAYVAGDAVSTDFPVTSTAFQKVNDGTVVGFVSKLNPAGTALAYSTYLGGSEFAPKSSLIGAHIDDLGIDAQGDAFVTGFTTATNFPVTPDAFQSVNHSSGGNVYLTGLNPTGSSLVYSTYLGGSASGYDGDSRYGVGIDGLGNVYLGAFAISNDFPITKGVLETEPGVAFLAKFALHGATTTTLSSSSNPAPAGRSVTLTAAVAPVDGTGTPTGLVSFIVDGVNVAHVPLDGSGTAAYETSSLVVGTHLVSASYLGDPKAYSSSGDGLTENITGQIAAPTFPKLGGTYITPLSVAIESSSPGAVIHYTTDGTPPTSSSAIYKSPFSIVSTTTVKAIAVESGDTQSAVATATYTIAPGSIATTTTLTSSSNPSTVGESVKFTATVTAASGPPTGSVSFKNGSVIVGTAPLVHGVASFSISGLTPDAHAIAAIYTGSATDAASGMGITQEVNQ
- a CDS encoding proline dehydrogenase family protein gives rise to the protein MPVLRSAFIALSRNSGLRSFSESSPIGQRLSSRFVAGLEIEDALRATETLNAQGIAATLDSLGENVENPDAARRSAEIYHQLLDAIRKRGLNANVSVKLTQMGLELNPDLASGITAELVGHAVQTDNFVRIDMEGSALTQATLDIVRGLHAGQSSTGPHAGHVGVVIQAYLYRSEKDICELIADGIRIRLCKGAYQEPAQVAFPSKADVDANFVRLMRILVRSGIYHGIATHDEAMIEATRQFVRERKIDPTSFEFQMLYGVRRDLQRALVDQGYRVRVYIPFGREWYPYFMRRLAERPANVLFLAKNFFKN